Proteins encoded within one genomic window of Komagataella phaffii GS115 chromosome 3, complete sequence:
- a CDS encoding S-(hydroxymethyl)glutathione dehydrogenase produces MSTEGQIIKCKAAVAWEAGKDLSIEEIEVLPPRAHEVRVKVEFTGVCHTDAYTLSGADAEGSFPVVFGHEGAGVVESVGEGVESVKVGDSVVLLYTPECRECKFCLSGKTNLCGKIRATQGKGLLPDGTSRFRCKGKDLFHYMGCSSFSQYTVVADISVVKVQDEAPKDKTCLLGCGVTTGYGAAINTAKISKGDKIGVFGAGCIGLSVIQGAVSKGASEIIVIDINDSKKAWADQFGATKFVNPTTLPEGTNIVDYLIDITDGGFDYTFDCTGNVQVMRNALESCHKGWGESIIIGVAAAGKEISTRPFQLVTGRVWRGCAFGGIKGRTQMPSLVQDYLDGKIKVDEFITHRHDLDNINKAFHDMHAGNCIRAVITMH; encoded by the exons ATGTCTACCGAAGGTCAA ATCATCAAATGTAAGGCAGCTGTTGCCTGGGAGGCAGGAAAGGATCTCTCTATTGAGGAGATTGAGGTTCTTCCTCCAAGAGCCCATGAAGTTAGAGTGAAAGTGGAATTCACTGGTGTATGCCACACTGATGCTTACACGCTTTCTGGTGCAGATGCAGAGGGAAGTTTCCCTGTTGTGTTCGGCCATGAAGGTGCTGGTGTTGTCGAGTCAGTTGGAGAAGGTGTTGAGTCCGTGAAGGTTGGGGATTCTGTAGTGCTTCTGTACACTCCTGAGTGCAGAGAGTGCAAGTTCTGTCTGTCTGGTAAGACGAACCTCTGTGGTAAAATCAGAGCCACCCAGGGTAAAGGTTTGTTACCAGACGGGACTTCTCGTTTCCGTTGTAAGGGCAAGGATTTGTTTCACTATATGGGAtgttcttccttttctcAATACACTGTGGTGGCTGACATCTCAGTGGTTAAAGTCCAAGACGAAGCTCCTAAGGACAAGACATGTCTGTTGGGTTGTGGTGTTACCACAGGGTACGGTGCTGCTATCAACACTGCTAAGATCTCTAAGGGTGACAAGATCGGTGTGTTTGGTGCTGGATGTATTGGATTATCTGTCATCCAAGGTGCAGTTTCCAAAGGTGCAAGCGAGATTATTGTAATTGACATcaatgattcaaagaaggCATGGGCGGACCAATTTGGTGCAACTAAGTTTGTCAATCCTACAACCTTACCAGAAGGTACCAATATTGTTGACTACTTGATTGATATCACTGACGGAGGCTTTGACTATACCTTCGACTGTACCGGTAATGTTCAAGTAATGAGAAATGCACTTGAATCTTGCCACAAGGGTTGGGGTGAGTCGATCATCATCGGTGTCGCTGCTGCTGGTAAAGAAATCTCTACCCGTCCTTTCCAGTTGGTTACTGGCAGAGTCTGGAGAGGATGCGCCTTTGGAGGTATCAAGGGACGTACTCAAATGCCATCTTTGGTTCAGGACTATCTTGATGGTAAGATTAAAGTTGACGAGTTTATCACACACAGACATGACCTGGacaacatcaacaaagCATTTCATGACATGCATGCTGGAAACTGTATTCGTGCTGTGATTACTATGCACTAA